Proteins encoded by one window of Archaeoglobus veneficus SNP6:
- the cbiB gene encoding adenosylcobinamide-phosphate synthase CbiB, whose product MLSDQMAVLLLAVILDFAFGEPPSFAHPVVWFGKLIGFFDSKWNRRGLPDVIAGAFFTFIVIAFALLLSQSPSLLPQPFDFLVSTYLLFSCISIRSMVDHAKATISNGVDAKKVQMIVSRDTSKLSRHQLCSAVIESVAENFVDGVLAPLLYFAIFGLPGAVVYRAINVCDAMVGYRTPEYEKFGKFAARIDDAANFIPARLSVLLFALLNPRALKAYRHSVKLNGHAMVAMAYTLRVTLEKPGSYIIKAGRLPSERDVERSISVFWMVSCLAVLFSAVLIVLKSF is encoded by the coding sequence ATGCTATCTGATCAAATGGCAGTTCTCCTCCTCGCCGTAATCCTTGATTTTGCTTTTGGTGAGCCGCCCAGCTTTGCACACCCCGTCGTCTGGTTCGGAAAGCTTATAGGTTTCTTCGATTCGAAGTGGAATAGGAGGGGTTTGCCGGACGTGATTGCCGGAGCGTTTTTCACGTTTATTGTTATTGCCTTCGCCCTTTTGCTCTCACAATCTCCTTCTTTGCTTCCTCAGCCGTTCGATTTTCTTGTTTCGACATACCTGCTCTTTTCCTGCATATCCATAAGAAGCATGGTGGACCATGCAAAAGCGACGATATCCAATGGTGTGGATGCGAAGAAAGTTCAGATGATAGTAAGCAGAGACACAAGCAAGTTGAGCAGACACCAGCTATGTTCTGCAGTAATAGAGTCTGTTGCCGAGAATTTCGTCGATGGTGTTCTTGCCCCGCTTCTTTACTTCGCAATCTTTGGCCTGCCGGGAGCTGTTGTTTACAGGGCGATAAATGTTTGCGATGCGATGGTTGGCTACAGGACTCCAGAGTATGAAAAGTTTGGAAAGTTCGCTGCTCGCATTGACGATGCTGCGAACTTTATTCCAGCACGGCTCTCGGTTCTGCTCTTCGCCCTGCTGAATCCGAGGGCTTTGAAGGCGTACAGGCATAGCGTCAAGCTGAACGGCCATGCGATGGTTGCGATGGCATACACCCTCAGGGTTACTCTGGAAAAACCTGGGAGCTACATAATCAAAGCCGGGAGGCTCCCGAGCGAGAGAGACGTGGAGAGGAGTATCTCTGTTTTCTGGATGGTTTCATGCCTTGCAGTTTTGTTTTCCGCTGTGCTGATTGTGCTAAAGTCGTTCTAA
- a CDS encoding TIGR00266 family protein has translation MKHRILSKPSYSLLEVELEDGEEIVAETGAMVYMRNVELKTEVKGGLLAGLKRSLLGGESFFVNRFISKGKGLLGLAPPYQGDVIHIPLNGRIYAQSGAFLASSPDISIDTKWGGARTFFAGEGLFLLKLDGLGDVLLSSFGGIERIDVNGSLIVDTGHIVAFEDTLAFKVRKAGGLKATLLSGEGLIAEFEGEGSVWIQTRSVSEYVGWLSSLLPKRGEEKL, from the coding sequence ATGAAACACAGAATTTTATCGAAACCGAGCTACAGCCTTCTCGAGGTTGAGCTTGAAGATGGAGAGGAAATCGTCGCTGAGACGGGCGCAATGGTGTACATGAGAAACGTGGAGCTGAAGACAGAGGTTAAGGGCGGGCTGCTTGCCGGATTAAAGCGCTCTCTGCTTGGTGGCGAATCCTTTTTCGTCAACAGATTCATTTCAAAAGGAAAAGGTCTTCTCGGCCTCGCACCTCCATACCAGGGAGACGTCATCCACATCCCGTTGAACGGCAGGATATACGCCCAGAGTGGAGCGTTCCTTGCATCCTCGCCAGACATTTCAATTGACACGAAGTGGGGAGGGGCAAGGACTTTCTTTGCAGGAGAGGGGCTATTTCTCCTCAAACTTGACGGGCTGGGCGACGTGTTATTGTCATCCTTTGGAGGTATCGAGAGAATTGACGTAAATGGCTCTCTGATCGTTGACACTGGACACATAGTCGCCTTTGAGGATACGCTCGCCTTTAAAGTCAGGAAGGCCGGAGGCCTGAAGGCAACGCTGCTGAGTGGAGAGGGACTCATCGCAGAGTTTGAGGGAGAAGGGAGCGTCTGGATACAGACACGTTCCGTTAGTGAATACGTTGGCTGGCTATCGTCGCTGCTGCCAAAGAGGGGAGAAGAAAAGCTTTAA
- a CDS encoding UbiA family prenyltransferase, with the protein MKLSATPATIIYPYPFLAFLVFSLSGTLSLISLIKAIIISFLFYAGINLWNHVNDVKEDVLAGKKNILTENENVRMGAAALSAFLYVISFILSAYWIIDKKGIIAFTGAAIATWIYSDRMVLGKMIRRWKDYYVTEVLAYIISAPSITLLLWTLFAPISPKAFALSVIMTLFLLPGAFLKDIKDISSDRLAGLKTLGVVFSPQTLLKVSLLLLSFYYLSILVFSITGVFPSFCAFSLLSFLGLIYTIKYFLNNKWAISPKSVKPIKIMVYSNLISLLILIVAGITQTLPLPRFHLN; encoded by the coding sequence GTGAAATTGTCGGCGACGCCTGCAACAATAATATATCCATACCCTTTTCTTGCTTTTCTTGTTTTTTCTCTTTCGGGAACGCTCAGTCTAATTTCCTTAATCAAGGCAATTATCATCTCATTCCTCTTTTACGCTGGGATAAATCTGTGGAACCATGTAAATGACGTAAAAGAGGACGTCCTCGCTGGTAAGAAAAACATTTTAACAGAAAACGAGAATGTCAGAATGGGGGCTGCAGCTCTTTCAGCTTTTCTCTACGTAATTTCCTTTATACTCTCAGCCTATTGGATAATTGACAAAAAAGGTATCATAGCCTTTACCGGAGCTGCCATTGCCACATGGATATACTCTGACAGGATGGTACTCGGAAAGATGATAAGGAGGTGGAAAGACTACTATGTTACTGAAGTCCTTGCCTACATTATTTCTGCTCCGTCAATAACGCTGTTATTATGGACTCTCTTCGCACCCATATCGCCAAAGGCGTTTGCCCTTTCTGTAATTATGACCCTATTTTTACTTCCCGGAGCATTTCTTAAGGATATAAAAGATATAAGCAGTGACAGACTTGCTGGCTTGAAGACCCTTGGTGTAGTCTTCTCTCCCCAGACGCTGTTGAAGGTTTCTTTGCTTTTACTGAGTTTTTACTACCTATCTATTTTAGTATTTTCTATCACTGGCGTATTTCCATCTTTCTGTGCATTCTCACTTCTTTCCTTTCTTGGATTAATTTATACAATAAAATATTTCCTGAATAATAAATGGGCCATATCTCCTAAATCAGTAAAGCCAATTAAAATTATGGTCTATTCTAACCTGATATCTCTTTTAATTCTTATTGTAGCAGGTATTACTCAAACTCTACCATTGCCGAGGTTCCACCTAAATTAG
- a CDS encoding XTP/dITP diphosphatase — MELTFITSNEGKFREAEQIAAKYGISLKWKKMSYLEPQGSSLEEIASLSAEMLSKELKETFFIEDSGLFIEALKGFPGPYSSYVFKTIGNEGILRLMDGVEDRRAYFLAVIAYFDGSEVQTFTGRVDGEISTEMRGSGGFGFDPIFLYNGRTFAEMGEEKNAVSHRRRALEGFFTCLSDR, encoded by the coding sequence ATGGAACTGACATTCATTACGTCCAACGAGGGGAAGTTCAGGGAAGCAGAACAGATTGCCGCGAAGTACGGGATATCGCTCAAGTGGAAAAAGATGTCGTATCTCGAGCCGCAGGGGAGCAGCCTCGAGGAGATTGCAAGCCTCAGCGCAGAGATGCTCAGCAAAGAGTTAAAAGAGACATTTTTCATAGAAGACAGTGGCCTGTTTATCGAGGCACTGAAAGGTTTCCCCGGCCCATATTCATCCTACGTTTTCAAAACCATAGGCAACGAGGGAATACTGAGGCTGATGGATGGCGTTGAGGATAGACGTGCGTACTTCCTCGCTGTAATTGCGTACTTCGACGGGAGCGAAGTGCAAACATTCACCGGCAGAGTTGATGGCGAGATTTCTACGGAGATGCGGGGTAGCGGAGGATTCGGCTTTGACCCGATATTTCTCTACAACGGCAGGACATTTGCTGAAATGGGAGAAGAGAAGAACGCAGTTTCCCACCGCAGGAGAGCACTTGAAGGCTTCTTTACATGTCTCAGCGACCGCTAA
- the radA gene encoding DNA repair and recombination protein RadA encodes MKVIDLEDLPNVGPAIAEKLREAGFSTIEAIAVASPSELSAAAEIGESTAAKIISAARKLADVGGFESGDKVLERRRRIGKITTGSKALDELLGGGVETQSITELFGEFGSGKTQICHQLAVNVQLPRDLGGLEGSVIVIDTENTFRPERIIQMAEAKGLDPEEVLRNIYVAQAYNSNHQMLLVDNAKELANKLKKEGKQVKLLIVDSLMAHFRAEYVGRGTLADRQQKLNKHLHDLMRFGEIFNAAIVVTNQVQAKPDTFFGDPTKPVGGHIVAHTATFRIYLRKSKGELRVARLIDSPHLPEGEAVFKVTERGIEDK; translated from the coding sequence ATGAAGGTTATCGATCTTGAAGATTTGCCCAACGTCGGTCCTGCAATAGCTGAAAAACTTAGAGAGGCAGGTTTCTCAACTATAGAGGCGATTGCCGTAGCCTCCCCATCTGAACTCAGTGCTGCTGCAGAAATCGGCGAATCGACGGCCGCAAAAATAATATCCGCTGCCAGAAAGCTTGCAGACGTTGGCGGGTTTGAGAGTGGTGATAAGGTACTCGAGCGCAGAAGGCGCATAGGCAAGATTACGACCGGGAGTAAGGCTCTCGATGAGTTGCTTGGTGGTGGTGTGGAAACACAGTCCATAACGGAACTCTTTGGTGAGTTTGGAAGTGGTAAAACGCAGATATGCCATCAACTTGCCGTAAACGTCCAGCTTCCCCGCGATCTTGGAGGGCTTGAAGGTTCTGTAATCGTGATAGATACCGAAAATACCTTCAGGCCGGAGAGAATAATACAGATGGCCGAGGCAAAAGGACTCGATCCAGAAGAGGTGCTGAGGAACATATATGTCGCCCAGGCTTACAACTCAAATCACCAGATGCTCCTCGTTGATAATGCCAAAGAGCTTGCGAACAAACTCAAAAAGGAAGGAAAGCAGGTAAAGCTCCTCATCGTGGACTCGCTTATGGCCCACTTCAGAGCTGAATACGTTGGTAGGGGAACGCTTGCCGACAGGCAGCAGAAGCTGAACAAGCACCTGCACGACTTAATGAGGTTCGGAGAAATCTTCAATGCAGCAATCGTCGTCACAAATCAGGTTCAGGCGAAGCCCGACACATTCTTTGGCGACCCGACGAAACCTGTAGGAGGGCATATAGTTGCGCACACAGCTACGTTTCGCATCTACCTGAGGAAGAGCAAGGGAGAGCTGAGAGTAGCGAGGCTCATCGACTCGCCACACCTGCCTGAAGGTGAAGCTGTTTTTAAAGTCACCGAGAGGGGTATAGAGGATAAATAG
- the aroE gene encoding shikimate dehydrogenase, protein MDCYGVIGYPIKHSVSPAMHNAAFRRLGIDAIYLAFEVRPESLRDAVFGAKALGIRGLNVTIPHKEEILKFVKPVGIAAKIGAVNTVVVDRLEGHNTDAYGAMKALENAGVGVEGKTALLVGAGGAARAIAFALVENGATVIVTNRTESKGLKLVEDVRKSGECIFYPYDRLEELKGKIDIIINATPLGMKGFESKLPVPEGLVDDVVVFDTVYNPMETLLISLAKRRGCRVVYGIDMLVFQGAEAFRLWLDVDPPVDVMKKAAIDALKLK, encoded by the coding sequence ATGGATTGCTACGGAGTTATAGGATACCCTATCAAGCACTCCGTCTCACCCGCGATGCACAATGCAGCGTTCAGACGTCTCGGGATCGACGCCATCTATCTTGCATTTGAAGTTAGGCCAGAGTCGCTGAGAGATGCCGTATTCGGCGCGAAAGCCCTGGGCATCAGAGGGCTTAACGTAACGATACCACACAAAGAAGAAATTCTAAAGTTTGTCAAACCCGTGGGCATAGCGGCGAAGATAGGGGCTGTGAACACCGTTGTCGTCGATAGGCTTGAAGGTCACAACACAGACGCCTATGGGGCGATGAAGGCCCTGGAAAATGCGGGCGTTGGAGTGGAAGGAAAGACCGCGCTTCTGGTTGGGGCTGGTGGAGCAGCGAGGGCGATAGCTTTCGCACTCGTAGAAAATGGAGCAACGGTTATTGTCACGAACAGGACGGAATCGAAGGGTTTAAAGCTTGTAGAAGATGTGAGAAAATCCGGAGAATGCATATTTTACCCCTATGACAGACTCGAGGAGTTGAAAGGCAAGATCGACATTATAATCAACGCGACACCCCTCGGCATGAAGGGTTTTGAGTCGAAATTGCCCGTACCAGAGGGGCTTGTAGATGATGTCGTCGTCTTCGACACGGTCTACAATCCAATGGAGACTCTTCTGATATCCCTCGCAAAGCGCAGGGGTTGCAGGGTTGTTTACGGGATTGACATGCTCGTCTTTCAGGGGGCTGAAGCGTTCAGATTATGGCTTGACGTTGATCCGCCAGTTGACGTGATGAAAAAAGCCGCCATAGACGCGTTGAAGTTAAAATGA
- a CDS encoding DUF502 domain-containing protein, which translates to MSELRNTFLAGLLILIPLLATVYVVYWTFTFVDNLLKPALLKIIGFYFPGLSWIALVALIFALGALGRFAIGNKVIEATENFLRKIPVVRTIYSAAKEASKAILVSETERIKGVVLVEYPRKGIYAIGFTTGTRMDEAIEKTGKKLVNVFIPTSPNPTSGLVVLVPEEELIYLDMSVEDALRVVISGGFTK; encoded by the coding sequence ATGTCCGAGTTACGAAATACGTTCCTGGCGGGACTCCTGATACTCATACCACTGCTCGCGACTGTGTACGTGGTCTACTGGACTTTTACGTTCGTGGACAACCTGCTGAAACCTGCACTCCTGAAGATAATTGGGTTCTACTTCCCGGGGCTAAGCTGGATAGCGCTCGTAGCTCTGATATTTGCTCTCGGGGCACTGGGGAGGTTTGCGATAGGTAACAAGGTAATCGAGGCAACGGAGAACTTTCTGAGGAAGATTCCCGTAGTGAGGACAATTTATTCGGCGGCGAAGGAGGCAAGCAAGGCAATCCTCGTATCTGAAACCGAGAGAATTAAGGGTGTCGTGCTTGTGGAGTACCCAAGAAAGGGGATCTACGCGATAGGGTTCACGACGGGAACACGAATGGATGAAGCCATCGAAAAAACCGGTAAAAAGCTCGTTAACGTGTTCATACCGACTTCTCCAAACCCCACGTCCGGACTCGTCGTCCTTGTGCCCGAGGAGGAGTTAATATACCTCGACATGAGCGTTGAGGACGCGCTGAGGGTCGTCATCTCCGGAGGCTTTACGAAATAA
- a CDS encoding RAD55 family ATPase: protein MRMEMRVETGIYGLDELLGSGYRSNTANIVLGSTGTGKTIFALQFILKGLERGEKGIFVSFDMDVKDVVDTADAMGWDDIEDYVNSGMLAIDKFYAENITYINNDLLGFITAEAGETTRIAIDSFTPLISSLSYDMRNDVNWFFSKLREIGTAVITLEEPLNGNMSEPSVVIPLFLGDSVIHLKNNGYGEAFNRTLRIIKHRGSWHAEGVFPYRILEGVGIVVEGWEFVESMREEVNLDQLIREAGLRKEDIDRDLLKKLQRLAESRASGVREVILGILRKYA, encoded by the coding sequence ATGAGGATGGAGATGAGAGTCGAGACTGGTATTTATGGCCTCGATGAACTTCTCGGTTCAGGTTACCGTTCGAATACTGCTAATATAGTCCTTGGTTCCACAGGAACTGGAAAAACAATATTTGCGCTCCAGTTTATCCTTAAGGGGCTTGAAAGAGGTGAGAAAGGCATATTCGTGTCATTCGACATGGACGTTAAGGACGTTGTTGATACAGCCGACGCAATGGGATGGGACGACATCGAAGACTACGTTAACAGCGGCATGCTCGCCATAGACAAGTTTTACGCTGAAAACATCACGTACATAAACAACGACCTGCTTGGCTTTATAACGGCTGAAGCGGGAGAAACAACGAGGATAGCGATAGACTCGTTTACCCCTCTAATCTCCTCTCTGAGCTATGACATGCGAAACGATGTTAACTGGTTCTTCTCCAAGTTGAGGGAGATTGGAACCGCCGTAATAACTCTCGAAGAACCCCTTAACGGAAATATGAGTGAACCCTCTGTGGTCATACCGCTGTTTCTGGGTGACAGTGTGATACACCTGAAGAATAACGGCTACGGCGAAGCATTCAACCGCACGCTACGCATTATAAAGCACCGCGGCTCCTGGCACGCGGAAGGAGTATTCCCGTACAGGATACTCGAAGGAGTTGGAATAGTCGTCGAGGGATGGGAATTCGTTGAGTCCATGCGGGAGGAAGTTAACCTTGACCAGCTCATCAGGGAGGCTGGCTTGAGAAAGGAAGATATAGACAGGGATTTGCTCAAGAAGCTCCAGAGGCTTGCGGAAAGCAGAGCGAGTGGAGTGAGGGAAGTAATACTCGGGATTCTGAGAAAGTACGCCTGA